One segment of Brassica napus cultivar Da-Ae chromosome C3, Da-Ae, whole genome shotgun sequence DNA contains the following:
- the LOC106385850 gene encoding protein NDR1-like → MDQDQDHGGRNCCSCCFSLIFTAGLTSLFLWLSLRPDKPKCSIEYFYLPALNKSLDSHSRPNTTLNFMVRLANPNKDQGIYYDDVHLSFSTNSSSLINYTVPRFYQGHKKKAKKWGQTPPLNNQKVLRAVLPNGSAVFRMDLKTQVRFKIVFWKTKRYGVEVGADVEVNGNGVKANKKGIKMKKSDSSTRLRRSYFWICVLMNLLVFFLIR, encoded by the coding sequence ATGGATCAAGATCAAGACCATGGTGGAAGAAATTGTTGTAGCTGCTGCTTTAGCTTAATCTTCACGGCAGGTCTCACCTCTCTTTTCCTATGGCTAAGCCTTCGTCCCGACAAACCCAAATGCTCCATCGAATACTTTTACCTTCCTGCCCTCAACAAATCCTTAGACTCACATTCACGTCCCAACACCACTCTCAACTTCATGGTTCGTCTCGCTAATCCAAACAAAGACCAAGGTATCTACTACGACGATGTCCACCTCTCTTTCTCCACCAACAGTTCCTCTCTCATTAACTACACAGTGCCAAGATTCTACCAAGGACACAAGAAGAAGGCCAAGAAGTGGGGTCAGACTCCGCCTTTGAACAACCAGAAGGTTTTACGAGCGGTTTTGCCTAACGGGTCTGCGGTTTTTAGGATGGATCTGAAGACGCAGGTGAGATTCAAGATTGTGTTCTGGAAGACTAAGAGGTATGGAGTTGAGGTTGGTGCTGATGTTGAAGTCAATGGAAATGGAGTCAAGGCTAATAAGAAAGGGATTAAGATGAAGAAATCTGATTCTTCTACTAGGTTGAGAAGAAGCTATTTTTGGATTTGTGTTTTGATGAATCTGCTTGTGTTCTTTCTGATTCGTTAA